One segment of Chionomys nivalis chromosome 1, mChiNiv1.1, whole genome shotgun sequence DNA contains the following:
- the Dctn1 gene encoding dynactin subunit 1 isoform X2 — MAQSKRHTYSRTPSGSRMSAEASARPLRVGSRVEVIGKGHRGTVAYVGATLFATGKWVGVILDEAKGKNDGTVQGRKYFTCDEGHGIFVRQSQIQVFEDGADTTSPETPDSSASKVLKREGAEAATKTSKLRGLKPKKAPTARKTTTRRPKPTRPASTGVTGASSSLGPSGSASAGELSSSEPSTPAQTPLAAPIIPTPALTSPGAAPPLPSPSKEEEGLRAQVRDLEEKLETLRLKRSEDKAKLKELEKHKIQLEQVQEWKSKMQEQQADLQRRLKEARKEAKEALEAKERYMEEMADTADAIEMATLDKEMAEERAESLQQEVEALKERVDELTTDLEILKAEIEEKGSDGAASSYQLKQLEEQNARLKDALVRMRDLSSSEKQEHVKLQKLMEKKNQELEVVRQQRERLQEELNQAESTIDELKEQVDAALGAEEMVEMLTDRNLNLEEKVRELRETVGDLEAMNEMNDELQENARETELELREQLDMAGARVREAQKRVEAAQETVADYQQTIKKYRQLTAHLQDVNRELTNQQEASVERQQQPPPETFDFKIKFAETKAHAKAIEMELRQMEVAQANRHMSLLTAFMPDSFLRPGGDHDCVLVLLLMPRLICKAELIRKQAQEKFDLSENCSERPGLRGAAGEQLSFAAGLVYSLSLLQATLHRYEHALSQCSVDVYKKVGSLYPEMSAHERSLDFLIELLHKDQLDETVNVEPLTKAIKYYQHLYSIHLAEQPEDSTMQLADHIKFTQSALDCMSVEVVRLRAFLQGGQEATDIALLLRDLETSCSDIRQFCKKIRRRMPGTDAPGIPAALAFGSQVSDTLLDCRKHLTWVVAVLQEVAAAAAQLIAPLAENEGLPVAALEELAFKASEQIYGSPSSSPYECLRQSCTILISTMNKLATAMQEGEYDAERPPSKPPPVELRAAALRAEITDAEGLGLKLEDRETVIKELKKSLKIKGEELSEANVRLSLLEKKLDSAAKDADERIEKVQTRLEETQTLLRKKEKDFEETMDALQADIDQLEAEKAELKQRLNSQSKRTIEGLRGPPPSGIATLVSGIAGGGTPGQAPGALPGPGLVKDSPLLLQQISAMRLHISQLQHENSILKGAQMKASLAALPPLHVAKLSLPPHEGPGGELVAGTLYRKTSQLLETLNQLSTHTHVIDITRTSPAAKSPSAQLMEQVAQLKSLSDTIEKLKDEVLKETVTQRPGAAVPTDFATFPSSAFLRAKEEQQDDTVYMGKVTFSCAAGLGQRHRLVLTREQLHQLHSRLIS, encoded by the exons ATGGCCCAGAGCAAGAGGCACACGTACAGTCGG ACTCCGAGCGGCAGCAGGATGAGTGCGGAGGCGAGTGCCCGGCCCCTGCGGGTAGGCTCCCGTGTGGAGGTCATTGGGAAAGGCCACCGAGGCACTGTGGCCTATGTTGGAGCCACACTCTTTGCCACTGGCAAATGGGTGGGCGTGATCCTGGATGAAGCGAAAGGCAAGAACGACGGCACTGTTCAGGGAAGGAAGTATTTCACGTGCGACGAAGGCCATGGCATCTTTGTACGCCAGTCCCAG ATCCAGGTATTTGAAGATGGAGCAGATACTACTTCCCCAGAGACTCCTGATTCTTCGGCTTCAAAGGTCCTCAAGAGAG AGGGAGCTGAGGCAGCTACAAAGACCAGCAAATTG CGGGGACTGAAGCCTAAGAAG GCACCGACAGCCCGAAAG ACCACAACTCGACGGCCCAAG CCTACTCGCCCAGCCAGTACTGGGGTGACAGGGGCCAGCAGCTCCCTGGGCCCCTCTGGATCAGCATCAGCTGGTGAACTAAGCAGCAGTGAGCCCAGCACCCCAGCTCAGACTCCACTGGCAGCGCCCATCATTCCCACACCGGCCCTCACCTCTCCCGGAGCAGCACCTCCACTTCCGTCTCCCTCGAAG gaggaggaagggctgAGAGCCCAGGTGCGGGACCTGGAAGAGAAACTGGAGACCCTGCGTCTGAAACGATCGGAAGACAAGGCAAAGCTGAAAGAGCTGGAGAAGCACAAGATCCAGCTGGAGCAGGTGCAGGAATGGAAGAGCAAAATGCAGGAGCAGCAGGCAGACCTGCAGCGGCGCCTCAAAGAAGCGCGGAAG GAAGCCAAGGAGGCGCTGGAGGCAAAGGAGCGCTACATGGAGGAGATGGCAGACACAGCCGATGCCATTGAGATGGCCACTCTGGACAAGGAGATGGCCGAAGAGCGGGCTGAGTCTCTGCAGCAGGAGGTGGAGGCTCTGAAGGAGCGTGTGGACGAGCTCACCACAGACTTGGAGATCCTCAAGGCTGAAATTGAAGAGAAAG GCTCAGACGGGGCTGCGTCAAGCTACCAGCTCAAGCAGCTAGAGGAGCAGAATGCCCGCCTGAAAGACGCCCTGGTGAG GATGCGAGATCTCTCTTCCTCAGAGAAGCAGGAGCATGTGAAACTCCAAAAGCTCATGGAAAAGAAGAACCAGGAGCTGGAGGTTGTGAGGCAGCAGCGCGAGCGTCTCCAGGAGGAGCTGAACCAGGCAGAGAGCACCATCGATGAGCTCAAGGAGCAG GTGGACGCCGCTCTGGGTGCCGAGGAGATGGTGGAGATGCTGACTGACCGGAACCTGAATCTAGAAGAGAAAGTGCGGGAACTGCGGGAGACTGTGGGGGATTTG GAAGCAATGAACGAGATGAACGATGAGCTGCAGGAGAACGCACGGGAGACCGAGCTGGAGCTGCGGGAGCAGCTGGACATGGCAGGAGCCCGAGTGCGGGAGGCCCAGAAGCGTGTGGAAGCTGCCCAGGAGACAGTTGCGGACTATCAGCAAACTATCAAGAAGTACCGCCAGTTGACCGCACACCTACAG GATGTCAATCGGGAGCTGACGAACCAGCAGGAGGCATCTGTGGAGAGACAACAGCAGCCACCTCCAGAGACTTTTGATTTCAAAATCAAGTTTGCTGAGACCAAGGCTCATGCCAAG GCAATTGAGATGGAGTTGAGACAGATGGAGGTGGCCCAGGCCAACCGGCACATGTCCCTGCTAACGGCTTTCATGCCTGACAGCTTCCTTCGGCCAGGAGGAGACCATGACTGTGTCCTGGTGCTGCTACTTATGCCCCGTCTCATTTGCAAG GCGGAGCTCATCCGGAAGCAGGCCCAGGAGAAGTTTGACCTCAGTGAGAACTGTTCAGAGCGGCCTGGGCTTCGCGGAGCTGCTGGGGAGCAGCTGAGCTTTGCTGCTGGGCTGGTATACTCACTGAGTCTGCTGCAGGCCACCCTGCACCGCTATGAGCATGCCCTCTCCCAGTGCAGTGTGGACGTGTATAAGAAGGTGGGCAGCCTCTACCCCGAGATGAGTGCCCACGAGCGCTCCCTGGATTTCCTCATcgagctgctgcacaaggaccagCTGGATGAAACTGTCAACGTGGAGCCTCTCACCAAGGCCATCAAGTATTACCAG CATCTGTACAGCATCCACCTTGCTGAGCAGCCGGAGGATTCCACCATGCAGTTGGCTGACCACATCAAG TTCACCCAGAGTGCCCTGGACTGTATGAGTGTGGAGGTGGTGCGGCTGCGTGCCTTTCTGCAG GGTGGGCAGGAGGCAACAGATATTGCCCTTCTTCTCCGAGACCTGGAAACATCCTGCAGTGACATCCGCCAGTTCTGCAAGAAGATCCGAAGGCGAATGCCAGGGACAGATGCTCCAGGGATCCCAGCAGCACTGGCCTTTGGATCACAG GTGTCCGACACACTCCTCGACTGCAGGAAGCATTTGACGTGGGTGGTGGCTGTTCTGCAGGAGGTGGCGGCTGCAGCCGCCCAGCTTATTGCCCCCCTGGCAGAGAATGAGGGGCTGCCTGTGGCTGCACTGGAGGAGCTAGCTTTCAAAGCAAGCGAGCAG ATCTACGGGAGCCCCTCCAGCAGCCCCTACGAGTGCCTGCGCCAGTCCTGCACCATCCTCATCAGCACAATGAACAAGCTGGCCACAGCCATGCAGGAGGGCGAGTACGACGCAGAGCGGCCCCCCAGCAAG CCTCCTCCGGTTGAACTTCGGGCTGCAGCCCTGCGTGCGGAGATCACAGATGCTGAAGGTCTGGGTTTGAAGCTTGAAGATAGAGAGACGGTTATCAAGGAGTTAAAGAAGTCTCTCAAGATTAAG GGAGAGGAACTGAGTGAGGCCAACGTGCGGCTGAGCCTCCTGGAAAAGAAGCTTGACAGCGCTGCCAAGGATGCAGATGAGCGCATTGAGAAAGTCCAGACTCGGCTGGAGGAGACTCAGACCCTGCTGCGAAAGAAGGAGAA AGACTTTGAGGAGACAATGGATGCACTCCAGGCTGACATCGACCAGttggaggcagagaaggcagagctAAAGCAGCGGCTGAATAGCCAGTCCAAGCGCACAATTGAAGGGCTTCGGGGTCCTCCTCCCTCAGGCATTGCTACCCTGGTCTCTGGCATTGCTGGTG GGGGCACTCCTGGGCAGGCTCCAGGCGCCTTGCCAGGTCCGGGGCTGGTGAAGGACTCGCCGCTGCTGCTCCAGCAgatctctgccatgaggctgcaCATCTCGCAGCTCCAACATGAGAATAGCATCCTCAAA GGAGCCCAGATGAAGGCATCCTTGGCCGCTCTGCCCCCTTTGCACGTCGCAAAGCTTTCCCTCCCGCCCCACGAGGGCCCTGGTGGTGAGCTGGTGGCTGGGACACTGTATCGCAAGACCAGCCAGCTACTGGAGACACTAAATCAGCTGAGCACGCACACGCATGTGATAGATATCACACGGACCAGCCCAG CTGCCAAGAGCCCGTCAGCTCAGCTTATGGAGCAAGTGGCTCAGCTCAAGTCCCTGAGTGACACCATTGAGAAGCTCAAG gatGAGGTCCTCAAGGAGACAGTAACTCAGCGTCCTGGAGCTGCCGTTCCCACTGACTTTGCCACCTTCCCTTCATCAGCCTTCCTCAGG GCCAAGGAAGAGCAGCAAGATGACACGGTCTATATGGGCAAGGTGACCTTCTCGTGTGCGGCCGGCCTAGGACAGCGGCACCGTCTGGTGCTGACCCGGGAGCAGCTGCACCAGCTCCACAGTCGCCTGATCTCCTAA
- the Dctn1 gene encoding dynactin subunit 1 isoform X3, which translates to MAQSKRHTYSRTPSGSRMSAEASARPLRVGSRVEVIGKGHRGTVAYVGATLFATGKWVGVILDEAKGKNDGTVQGRKYFTCDEGHGIFVRQSQIQVFEDGADTTSPETPDSSASKVLKREGAEAATKTSKLRGLKPKKTTTRRPKPTRPASTGVTGASSSLGPSGSASAGELSSSEPSTPAQTPLAAPIIPTPALTSPGAAPPLPSPSKEEEGLRAQVRDLEEKLETLRLKRSEDKAKLKELEKHKIQLEQVQEWKSKMQEQQADLQRRLKEARKEAKEALEAKERYMEEMADTADAIEMATLDKEMAEERAESLQQEVEALKERVDELTTDLEILKAEIEEKGSDGAASSYQLKQLEEQNARLKDALVRMRDLSSSEKQEHVKLQKLMEKKNQELEVVRQQRERLQEELNQAESTIDELKEQVDAALGAEEMVEMLTDRNLNLEEKVRELRETVGDLEAMNEMNDELQENARETELELREQLDMAGARVREAQKRVEAAQETVADYQQTIKKYRQLTAHLQDVNRELTNQQEASVERQQQPPPETFDFKIKFAETKAHAKAIEMELRQMEVAQANRHMSLLTAFMPDSFLRPGGDHDCVLVLLLMPRLICKAELIRKQAQEKFDLSENCSERPGLRGAAGEQLSFAAGLVYSLSLLQATLHRYEHALSQCSVDVYKKVGSLYPEMSAHERSLDFLIELLHKDQLDETVNVEPLTKAIKYYQHLYSIHLAEQPEDSTMQLADHIKFTQSALDCMSVEVVRLRAFLQGGQEATDIALLLRDLETSCSDIRQFCKKIRRRMPGTDAPGIPAALAFGSQVSDTLLDCRKHLTWVVAVLQEVAAAAAQLIAPLAENEGLPVAALEELAFKASEQIYGSPSSSPYECLRQSCTILISTMNKLATAMQEGEYDAERPPSKPPPVELRAAALRAEITDAEGLGLKLEDRETVIKELKKSLKIKGEELSEANVRLSLLEKKLDSAAKDADERIEKVQTRLEETQTLLRKKEKDFEETMDALQADIDQLEAEKAELKQRLNSQSKRTIEGLRGPPPSGIATLVSGIAGEEQQRGGTPGQAPGALPGPGLVKDSPLLLQQISAMRLHISQLQHENSILKGAQMKASLAALPPLHVAKLSLPPHEGPGGELVAGTLYRKTSQLLETLNQLSTHTHVIDITRTSPAAKSPSAQLMEQVAQLKSLSDTIEKLKDEVLKETVTQRPGAAVPTDFATFPSSAFLRAKEEQQDDTVYMGKVTFSCAAGLGQRHRLVLTREQLHQLHSRLIS; encoded by the exons ATGGCCCAGAGCAAGAGGCACACGTACAGTCGG ACTCCGAGCGGCAGCAGGATGAGTGCGGAGGCGAGTGCCCGGCCCCTGCGGGTAGGCTCCCGTGTGGAGGTCATTGGGAAAGGCCACCGAGGCACTGTGGCCTATGTTGGAGCCACACTCTTTGCCACTGGCAAATGGGTGGGCGTGATCCTGGATGAAGCGAAAGGCAAGAACGACGGCACTGTTCAGGGAAGGAAGTATTTCACGTGCGACGAAGGCCATGGCATCTTTGTACGCCAGTCCCAG ATCCAGGTATTTGAAGATGGAGCAGATACTACTTCCCCAGAGACTCCTGATTCTTCGGCTTCAAAGGTCCTCAAGAGAG AGGGAGCTGAGGCAGCTACAAAGACCAGCAAATTG CGGGGACTGAAGCCTAAGAAG ACCACAACTCGACGGCCCAAG CCTACTCGCCCAGCCAGTACTGGGGTGACAGGGGCCAGCAGCTCCCTGGGCCCCTCTGGATCAGCATCAGCTGGTGAACTAAGCAGCAGTGAGCCCAGCACCCCAGCTCAGACTCCACTGGCAGCGCCCATCATTCCCACACCGGCCCTCACCTCTCCCGGAGCAGCACCTCCACTTCCGTCTCCCTCGAAG gaggaggaagggctgAGAGCCCAGGTGCGGGACCTGGAAGAGAAACTGGAGACCCTGCGTCTGAAACGATCGGAAGACAAGGCAAAGCTGAAAGAGCTGGAGAAGCACAAGATCCAGCTGGAGCAGGTGCAGGAATGGAAGAGCAAAATGCAGGAGCAGCAGGCAGACCTGCAGCGGCGCCTCAAAGAAGCGCGGAAG GAAGCCAAGGAGGCGCTGGAGGCAAAGGAGCGCTACATGGAGGAGATGGCAGACACAGCCGATGCCATTGAGATGGCCACTCTGGACAAGGAGATGGCCGAAGAGCGGGCTGAGTCTCTGCAGCAGGAGGTGGAGGCTCTGAAGGAGCGTGTGGACGAGCTCACCACAGACTTGGAGATCCTCAAGGCTGAAATTGAAGAGAAAG GCTCAGACGGGGCTGCGTCAAGCTACCAGCTCAAGCAGCTAGAGGAGCAGAATGCCCGCCTGAAAGACGCCCTGGTGAG GATGCGAGATCTCTCTTCCTCAGAGAAGCAGGAGCATGTGAAACTCCAAAAGCTCATGGAAAAGAAGAACCAGGAGCTGGAGGTTGTGAGGCAGCAGCGCGAGCGTCTCCAGGAGGAGCTGAACCAGGCAGAGAGCACCATCGATGAGCTCAAGGAGCAG GTGGACGCCGCTCTGGGTGCCGAGGAGATGGTGGAGATGCTGACTGACCGGAACCTGAATCTAGAAGAGAAAGTGCGGGAACTGCGGGAGACTGTGGGGGATTTG GAAGCAATGAACGAGATGAACGATGAGCTGCAGGAGAACGCACGGGAGACCGAGCTGGAGCTGCGGGAGCAGCTGGACATGGCAGGAGCCCGAGTGCGGGAGGCCCAGAAGCGTGTGGAAGCTGCCCAGGAGACAGTTGCGGACTATCAGCAAACTATCAAGAAGTACCGCCAGTTGACCGCACACCTACAG GATGTCAATCGGGAGCTGACGAACCAGCAGGAGGCATCTGTGGAGAGACAACAGCAGCCACCTCCAGAGACTTTTGATTTCAAAATCAAGTTTGCTGAGACCAAGGCTCATGCCAAG GCAATTGAGATGGAGTTGAGACAGATGGAGGTGGCCCAGGCCAACCGGCACATGTCCCTGCTAACGGCTTTCATGCCTGACAGCTTCCTTCGGCCAGGAGGAGACCATGACTGTGTCCTGGTGCTGCTACTTATGCCCCGTCTCATTTGCAAG GCGGAGCTCATCCGGAAGCAGGCCCAGGAGAAGTTTGACCTCAGTGAGAACTGTTCAGAGCGGCCTGGGCTTCGCGGAGCTGCTGGGGAGCAGCTGAGCTTTGCTGCTGGGCTGGTATACTCACTGAGTCTGCTGCAGGCCACCCTGCACCGCTATGAGCATGCCCTCTCCCAGTGCAGTGTGGACGTGTATAAGAAGGTGGGCAGCCTCTACCCCGAGATGAGTGCCCACGAGCGCTCCCTGGATTTCCTCATcgagctgctgcacaaggaccagCTGGATGAAACTGTCAACGTGGAGCCTCTCACCAAGGCCATCAAGTATTACCAG CATCTGTACAGCATCCACCTTGCTGAGCAGCCGGAGGATTCCACCATGCAGTTGGCTGACCACATCAAG TTCACCCAGAGTGCCCTGGACTGTATGAGTGTGGAGGTGGTGCGGCTGCGTGCCTTTCTGCAG GGTGGGCAGGAGGCAACAGATATTGCCCTTCTTCTCCGAGACCTGGAAACATCCTGCAGTGACATCCGCCAGTTCTGCAAGAAGATCCGAAGGCGAATGCCAGGGACAGATGCTCCAGGGATCCCAGCAGCACTGGCCTTTGGATCACAG GTGTCCGACACACTCCTCGACTGCAGGAAGCATTTGACGTGGGTGGTGGCTGTTCTGCAGGAGGTGGCGGCTGCAGCCGCCCAGCTTATTGCCCCCCTGGCAGAGAATGAGGGGCTGCCTGTGGCTGCACTGGAGGAGCTAGCTTTCAAAGCAAGCGAGCAG ATCTACGGGAGCCCCTCCAGCAGCCCCTACGAGTGCCTGCGCCAGTCCTGCACCATCCTCATCAGCACAATGAACAAGCTGGCCACAGCCATGCAGGAGGGCGAGTACGACGCAGAGCGGCCCCCCAGCAAG CCTCCTCCGGTTGAACTTCGGGCTGCAGCCCTGCGTGCGGAGATCACAGATGCTGAAGGTCTGGGTTTGAAGCTTGAAGATAGAGAGACGGTTATCAAGGAGTTAAAGAAGTCTCTCAAGATTAAG GGAGAGGAACTGAGTGAGGCCAACGTGCGGCTGAGCCTCCTGGAAAAGAAGCTTGACAGCGCTGCCAAGGATGCAGATGAGCGCATTGAGAAAGTCCAGACTCGGCTGGAGGAGACTCAGACCCTGCTGCGAAAGAAGGAGAA AGACTTTGAGGAGACAATGGATGCACTCCAGGCTGACATCGACCAGttggaggcagagaaggcagagctAAAGCAGCGGCTGAATAGCCAGTCCAAGCGCACAATTGAAGGGCTTCGGGGTCCTCCTCCCTCAGGCATTGCTACCCTGGTCTCTGGCATTGCTGGTG AAGAACAACAGCGAG GGGGCACTCCTGGGCAGGCTCCAGGCGCCTTGCCAGGTCCGGGGCTGGTGAAGGACTCGCCGCTGCTGCTCCAGCAgatctctgccatgaggctgcaCATCTCGCAGCTCCAACATGAGAATAGCATCCTCAAA GGAGCCCAGATGAAGGCATCCTTGGCCGCTCTGCCCCCTTTGCACGTCGCAAAGCTTTCCCTCCCGCCCCACGAGGGCCCTGGTGGTGAGCTGGTGGCTGGGACACTGTATCGCAAGACCAGCCAGCTACTGGAGACACTAAATCAGCTGAGCACGCACACGCATGTGATAGATATCACACGGACCAGCCCAG CTGCCAAGAGCCCGTCAGCTCAGCTTATGGAGCAAGTGGCTCAGCTCAAGTCCCTGAGTGACACCATTGAGAAGCTCAAG gatGAGGTCCTCAAGGAGACAGTAACTCAGCGTCCTGGAGCTGCCGTTCCCACTGACTTTGCCACCTTCCCTTCATCAGCCTTCCTCAGG GCCAAGGAAGAGCAGCAAGATGACACGGTCTATATGGGCAAGGTGACCTTCTCGTGTGCGGCCGGCCTAGGACAGCGGCACCGTCTGGTGCTGACCCGGGAGCAGCTGCACCAGCTCCACAGTCGCCTGATCTCCTAA